The Treponema phagedenis DNA segment TTTAATTCCAAGACTCATGATTGCGATCATTCTTTTGCCGTCTGCTGTTTTGTCATTTCCGGAAATGGTTATTTTACTGCTAAATGTTTTTGTAAGAGCAACAAGCTTTCCGGCAGGACGAGCGTGTATTCCAATCGGGTCGGTAATTGTGTAAGTAAATGTTTTCATTTTATCTTCTTTGTTAGTATACATAAATTTGACAGTCCTTTTAGGAATTTTTCTGTCAGTTTTCTGCCGTTTTCAGCATGATGCCAAAAACGGCGTTTGATTGATATGTCGGTTTGTAAAATCAAGCACATCGCCTAAAATGACTATCTATGTACTTTGAGTTTATACCATCCGAACTCTATTTTATTCATGAACCGGTTTCTTTGTCAATCCTAAAAGCAGCGCACCAACGATGGATCCTGCCAAAAGGGCAACAAGATACATAAGCGCACCTCCTACCACCGGGAAAACAAATATTCCGCCGTGAGGAGCCATTAAAGTACAGTTTGCCGCCATTGAAATACCGCCGGCAAGTGCCGAACCGATGATACAGGCCGGTAAAACCCGTAAGGGATCGGAGGCTGCAAAAGGAATAGCCCCTTCGGTGATAAAGGAAAGCCCCATAATAAAGTTTGCAGGGCCTGCCTTTCTTTCTTGGACAGTAAACTTGTGTTTGAATATAATGGTTGAAATAGCGATTGCAATTGGTGGCACCATTCCGCCGACCATGACGGCTGCCATAATATTGTAATTGCCTGCCGCTATTGAAGCGGTGCCGAATACATAGGCGGCTTTATTTACCGGACCTCCCATATCGACGGACATCATCCCTCCAAGGATAATACCGAGTATAATGCTGCCGGAGCCTGATATTCCGGAAAGTGTAGTATTTAAAACCGTGTTCAGTGCTCCGATGGGCGGCTCAATTACAAAGGTCAGTATCAAGCCGGTAACGAAAATCCCGAGAAGCGGATACAACAAGATAGCCTTAATTCCGTCAAAAGCTTTGGGCAAACCTGAAAGAAGTTTTTTTATCAGCTGCACACAATATCCCGCAATAAAGCCTGCAGCCATTGCACCGAGGAAGCCGCTTTTTCCGTTAGCGGCAATGTATCCGCCGACAAATCCGGCAACAAGCCCCGGACGGTCTGCAATACTCATCGCAATAAATCCGGCTAATATCGGCAGCATAAAGCTAAAAGAACCGCCGCCTATTGACATAAAGATTTTTGCAATCGGTGTTATTGAACCGAAGCCTGAGCGTTGATCGACAGGCAGAGAATTGAGATCAACAGTTAATCCGTCAATTAAGAAAGCAATAGCGATTAAAATACCGCCGCCCACAACGAAGGGAAGCATATATGAAACGCCGTTCATAAGATGAGTATAGATTACATGAGCTACACTGTCTTTTTTATAATCTTCACTTTTATGTGCTGCTCCCGTATCATTTTTTGCATGATAGATTGAAGCATCTCCCCGCATTGCTTTTTCAATAAGAGTCTCGGCTTTATTAATTCCATCAGCAACTTTGCACTGGATGAGCTTTTTGCCGTTAAATCTTTCGAGCGGAACCTGTGTGTCTGCGGCAACAATAATGCAATCAGCTTCCGCAATTTCAGCTGCGGTCAGTTCGTTTTTCGTACCGCCGGTTCCCCGTGTTTCTACTTTAATGGTACAGCCCTTTGCAAAAGCATGTTTTTGCAAAGCTTCAGCCGCCATGTAAGTATGCGCAATACCGGTGGGACAGCCAGTTACCGCAAGGAGTTTTGCTTTTGCGTTTTCTGTCGGTTGGTGAGGCATTTCCTGTGCATCTTTTTCAGACTCTGCTTCATCAATAACAGAAAGGAATTCATCAATATTTTTTGCTTCAAGAAGATTTTTTGTAAAATCCTCATTGAGTAGCAGTGTTGAAAGTTTGCTTAAAACATCAACATGCACATTATCCTTTGTTTCCGGAGCGGCAATAAGAAAAAGTACTTTTACTTTTTCTCCGTCCGGAGCATCAAAGTCAACCCCGTTAGAGAAAGTCATTGCCGCAAGGCCTGCTTCTTTTACCGCATCGCTTCTACAATGCGGAATTGCAACCCCGTCTCCTACCGCAGTGGTAGCCTCTTCTTCGCGGGCATATACTCCCTTGGCATATTTTGCCTTATCCGCAATTTTTCCGCTTGCTGCCATTAAATCAATAATTTGATTAAGCGCATCGTCTTTGTTTCCTGCAAATCCGTTTAGTGAAATACTTTTCGGATCAAGCAAATCTCTTATACGCATAAATCCTCCTATAAAAAGTTTTTCCTTCGCTTTTTTAAAACATTGCTTGAAAAAGCTGAAGTTAATAAGTTATGTTTTGCAAACAAAATATGAAGCAAAACTCATCAGATACACAGACAGGAGATTTTAACCTGCTTGTGTGATATTAAAACCACAGGCACTGTTTTCCGTGTTTTAATTTCCGTATTAAAAATTAAACTGCTGATTTTTAAGCAATTCTTCTACCTGATACCGCTTTGCAAGCTCTTCGGAAAACGCGCTTGCAGAACCGGTACACAAACCCATCTTGAAAGCTTCGGTGTATGAATTGGTTTCTAAAAATCCCGCAATAAAACCAGCTACCATGGAATCTCCGGCGCCGACTGAATTTACTTTTTTTCCTTTTGGAGCGGCGCTTTGATACACCGATCCTTTTTCGTTTATAAAGAGCGCTCCGTCCCCTGCCATAGATATGAGTACATTTTGCGCGCCAAGCTCTCGTATTTTTTTTGCATAAAAAATAATTTCTTCCGTTGTAGTAATTTCCGTATCGAAAATTTCCGAAAGCTCATGTTTGTTCGGTTTAGTTAAAAAGGGTTTATATGGGAGCGTATTTTTTAATAAATCTTTTGTTGCATCGACAATGATTTTTGTTTTCTTTTTTTGTAAGAGTTTCATAATATCAACATAGAGAGTTGAGGAAAGCGTAGATGGAATACTGCCGGCAAGAACAAGAATATCATCATCTTGCAAGGCGGCTATTTTGCTAAAAAGTTTTTCCACATCCGCAGCTTCAATAGATGGTCCTTGTCCGTTCATTTCGGTCTCTTCATCGGATCTCAGTTTTACGTTGATGCGGGAAATTCCGTTTTTAACGGAGATAAAGTCATTGGTAATTCCTTTCTCAGAAAGCATGGCGCAGATTTTATCGCCGGTAAAGCCCGCGGCAAATCCGAGCGCAATTGAGTTAAACCCAAGGTTACGCAACACAAGGGAGACATTAATCCCTTTCCCACCGACATTAATCCGCTCGGCGGTAACTCGATTTAACACACCGGTTTGGAAGTTCGGCACATCAATAATGTAATCAAGTGAAGGATTAATTGTTACGGTATAAATCATTTTTCACCTCTCATAATTTTTTTATCCTACCTCAATAATATTTCTATACTCTGAATATGAGGAGTCCGGTAAAGTTGACGTAATAACGGTCGCCTTCATAAAGTCGGCAAAGGTAACGCTGGCAAGTTTTGAAAATTTGCTTGCATCGCAGATAACATAGCGTTTATGCGTACGTTTCATCGCAGCCTTTTTAATGAGTGCTTCACTTATGTCGGGCGTGCTGAAACCGGTATTCGGGCTCACCCCGTTTGTTCCCCAAAAACCTTTAGTAAAATTATATTTTAAAAGAGATTCTATTGCTTCTTCTCCGACGACCGCTTCGCTGGTTTGTTTAATTTCTCCGCCTAAGATATAGGTACGAAACCCCCTCTCCGAAAGGCGCTCCGCATGGGAAAAACTGTTTGTAACAAAAGTAATATTTTTTTGACTGATGAAATCGATCATGCAACCCGTTGTAGTCCCCGCATCAAGATACACAAAATCATCTTGTTGAATGAGAGAGGCGGCATAGCGCGCAATTTCAAGTTTTTCCGATTGGTTATGAGTTTCGCGAGAAGAGACTGAAACATCTTTTGTGCTGAATGTTAGGTCTTTTGTAATTGCGCCGCCGAAAACTTTTGTAAGTCGACCTTGCGAATGCAGGCTGTTAAGATCTCGGCGAATAGTTGATTCGGAAAAATGCAATTTTTCGGCAAGCTCTTGCACCGTTACGGATCCTTTTACATCAATAAGAGAAAGTATTTTATCAAATCGTTCTTCTGCAAGCATTTTTCTAAATTTAAATTTTTAAAGTGATTTTAATTAAATTGAGCAAGTCTTTAAAATTGCTTAATTTAATACTCTTAACATATAGTTTTATTATAAATCCTGTTTTATTCAAAGTCAAGCAAAATAATTCAAATTCAAGCAAAACTATCCAAAATAAATCAGATTTTTTTTGATTTAACGGCTGTATAAAACGTGAACAGGATATTTTTAGTAAAACAAGGTATTTGCCGAGTATTTTTACTTTTGACTGGACTTTTTTGCTGATATTTAGTATCTTATATTAAGAATGATTATTAATATTGAATGGAGGTAATTTATGGAAAATTTTAATTTAATCGGTAGAAAGATTGCTGATTTTAAGCTTCCCGCGTATCATGACGGAAAGTTTATTGAGGTTTCAAATGAAACAATCAAGGGGAGTTGGGCAGTATTTATGTTTTATCCTGCGGACTTTACCTTTGTTTGTCCGACAGAATTAGCTGATTTAGGACATGTGTATCCTCAGTTTAAAGAAATCGGTTGTAAAGTTTTTTCCGTTTCAACGGATAGCGAATTTGTTCACAAAGCATGGGCAGACGCAACCGATACAATCAGGAACCTTCCGTATCCGATGATTTCCGATAAAACAGGTAAGTTTGCCGATTCTTTCGGGATTTTAATTCATGATGCATGGCAAGCACTGCGCGGTACCTTTGTAATTGACCCGAACGGAATTATCAAGGCATATGAAGTGCATGACCTCGGAATCGGACGTGATGCTGATGAGCTTTTGCGCAAGGTAGAAGCTGCTCAGTTTGTGGAAAAGCACGGCGACCAGGTTTGTCCCGCAAAGTGGAGACCGGGCTCAAAGACTTTGACCCCTGGAATTGACCTTGTAGGCAAGCTCTAATATTTTCCCCGTTTTTTGAAAAAGCCGGTGCGTTTTAAAGCGCACCGGCTTTTTTTTATTTTTCTGCTTGCATATTTTAAAAATACGATATAATTAATAAATATTACTTAAAGGTTGTTTACTGTTTTATGTACGATCCGGTTTGTTTAAAAAATTTCTCACTATACCGCATTTTGGCACGGAATTCTCTCTCTCTCTCTCTCTCTCTCTCTCTCTCTCTCTCTCTCTCTAAATAAATAAAACCGCTTCATTACCGGAAAAAACTAAGTCCGGTTTTCAATATAGTTTCTTTTCGAAGATACGTTTTTTACAACTTCAAAAACTTTTTATTCTTTTTTTCTTAAACCGACGTTATTTGTCGGGTTTGGTATGGTATGCCGTTTTTAAGAATAAAATAAAGCGTACTATCACCGTTATAAAATGCGGACTTCCGAGCTTTTTTGATTACCGAAAAAGCCATAGTCAAAATATACACGCAGCCATACGGCTGCAAAGGAGCATTATTATGAAAAAAGCAGTATTTTTCTGCTTGTTGTTGGGTGCGGTGTTTGCAACCGCTTTTGGTCAGGAAGAACCGCAGGAACCGAAAGAGCCTAAAAAAAATTGAGTTCCTTCTGTCGCCGACAGTTGGGCTGTCAGACATTGAAATGGGGCCGATATCAGTGGTAAACGCTAATGTAGGTTTAGACGCTGGACTTATAACAAAAAGCGGATTTACCGTCATGGCTAATAACCATGTTTTAATCGGCGGTGCACTAAAGTATTCTGATTCTGTTTCTTATTATGATTATGATAGGCACTTTAAAGCTAAAATGAGAGGCGTCGCATGGCTTGGAACATTGTTGTTCGGATATTCCTATCGCGGTGTCAAAAATTTATACATACATGCTTCCGGCGGTATCGGCATTCAGTATGGAGGATTCGGTTCAACAGCAGGATCAGAGGAATCTGTTAGTTTCGGCTTATTAAACCTCAGCTTTCCTGCAATCCGTTTGGCTGCACAATACTATTTTACCGATTTAATCGGTATCAATATCGGTTTGGAAGATGCGGTCGGTTGGGGTTATAACAGCATCAGTGGGAGCCGGTGGCTATGCGCAAACACCTTTACGCTTAAAGTCGGCCCCTCATTTAGACTGTAGTCGTGTATGACAGCGCAGCAACGCAGCTTTTGCTGCGCTGCCGGCTTCGGCAAGCGGCGGTTCCAAGCAGATGGGTTTGTTTTTGCCTATGGTATGTCTACCCGCCGTTGCGAAATTCCAAACGATGTTTTAAAACATCAACACAAAACTGTAAAATTGAAGATTTTAAACTCGTAGTTTAGTTTTTGACAAGGGCCTCAAAACTCAGAACGGGCACGGACGCCCGTGGTTCCACGCAGCAGCGACGTTTTAAAAGCACCGCCGCTTTCAAGTGCTTTTAAAACTCGCAGGTTTCATTTTGCCACGGACGTCAAAATGAAACCGTTGTGTCGAATTCTTTTTATAAAAAATAGGCGATTCTAAAAGGCAGCGAGTCGGTAAATCCTATTTTTTTATAGGCAGTGATGGCGGCAGTGTTTTTTACCTTTACAAAAAGCGCAAGATTTTTTCCCGCCTGCATTCTGTCCCGTACGAGATGAGCGGTAAGGGCGGTTGCAAGTCCGCGGGTGCGATAGGCGGGGAGCGTGTATACGCCGCCTATTTGGTTCCAGTTGAAGCCTTGCGCGTTGGTTCCCGCTTTAGCAATCGGGGTTTCATTTATTGAAGCGTGAAAAATTATTTCCGATTGCAGCTTTGCTTTTAGCTGTTTTAAACAAACAGGAGTTTTTACCGTTGCCGTATTTGAAAGCACTTCGGTATTTTCATAATCAATTTGCAAGGGTAAAAGTTTCTCCGCATCATCTAAGGTTGAGCGGGAAAAGTGTACACCGGAAAATTGTATACCGGCAAAAAAGTTTTGCTGTATTTTTTCGAATGCGGTGAGCAGCATGAGGGTGTAATTTTCAATTCTGGAAGGACTTTTTGCAAAGTATCGCTTGAGCAGTGTTTCAAAAAGTATGGTTCTATCCGCAATGCCCATAATTGAATGAATTGAGAATTCAAGGAAATAGCCGGCAGCTTGTTCAATTAAGGAATCGCTGATTGATTCATCAATATTATGAAGGAGTATGCCGTTTGCGGTAAGTAAAAGTACTCCGCAAACTTTTTGTGGCTTTGGAAAAACTGCATAAAACAGCAAGCACTTGCGCACAAAATGTTTCGGGCTTTTTCCCAAAAAAAAATCTCGTAATTCACGCAGTTTTTCCGCCAGGTTTATACTATAAGCTTCTCGCAATATAATAAATTGAATTGCCTCGTCAATATTTTTTTTAGTAATTGATTTAAGACGATATTGCATAGGTTATTGCTTTATCGGCTTTTTGCCTTTCGGGATAAAGTCTCCAAGCAAAGCGGCAAAGGCTGCCGCAAAAGAATATCGAGAATAACTGTATACTGCAACGGCAGATTGTATTGCAGGCAGCTCTAAAAGAGGTACAGGAGAAAGCACCGAAATAATGACATAATTTTTATGCGGAAAAAAACGTAATAGCTCTATAAGTTTTTGCTGAGAGTATGAATCGGCAAGACAAAAAATAACAGTATCCGCATTGCGCACTTTATAAGAAAGCGAGTCCGAAAGGTTTGAGGTTTCCGCCAAAGGGATGCGTTTTTTCCCGACTTTTAAAAAATCTTGATAGCGCCCCGCAAGCAAAACGTTTTGCAAAGACTTTTGAGGAAGCGGAATATTTTTGTTTCGTACTATTGTTACTGCATGTGCCGCAATCGATAGAAAATATTGTTCGCTTTCAGGATCAGGCAGTTTTTGCGGGATAGAGGCAATATCGGGAAAGATTGGGGCACTTTTGCCGCTTTTAAAATAGTTGAGTTTCGCAAGCAGTATTTTATAGGCGGCATTTTTAACTCTTTCTTTAAACGCAGGATTTTTTCCCATGTATTGCAGATTATGTTTCCAGAATGCATCTTGCTCACGCGGCGTTGTGGAAGACTCAATAATATCATTGCCCGCCTCGAGCGCGAGTTGTACCGCCTTTTCAATATTCCCTGCATAGCGAATTGCGCCGTGCATCATCATATCATCGGTGATGATCAGTCCGGTAAATCCCATTTTTTTTTGTAAAATATCGGATAAAAGATAGCGGGAAAATGTTGCCGGAATATTTGATTTTAACGCATTCGGAAAGCTGAGGTGTCCGCTCATAATTGCGGGAACGCCGGAATCAATTAACATCTGAAACGGAAGGAGCTCCCTATTAAAAAAGACTTCTTCAGATATTAAGATTTCAGGCAGTCTTCCGTGACTGTCTATGCTGGTATCTCCGTGCCCGGGGAAATGTTTTGCCGTTGTAAGCACACCGGCGTCCCTACTGCCGCGCATAAAGGCTGCCCCTAAAATGCCGGCTGATTTCGGATCATCTCCAAAAGCGCGCGGACCGATAATTGAAGAATTTTTATTAGTTAAGAGATCGACCGCGGGGGCAAAGTTAATATGTATCCCGAGAGTAGCAATTTCTCGTCCGATATAGAAGCCTGCATAATACGCATCCTGCGGAATTCCTGAAGCACCGAGCGCAAGATTTCCCGGTGTTTCGGACGTAAGTCCTTTGACGTGCCGAATCCATCCGCCTTCTTGGTCGGTTGCTACAAATAAAGGAATAGAAAAACGGCATTTTTTTGCCGTCTCTTGTAAGTGATAAATTGATTGCGCAAGCTCAATACTGTCATGTGTGTTCCAACCGAAAATTTTTATGCTGCCTAAGCCTTTGTTTTTAACCCAACCTGTCAAAATATCGGTGGGCTTTTGTCCCGCCCAACCGAACATAAAGGTTTGTGCAAGCAATTCCTCATCGGTCATTGCCGAAATAATTTGTTCGGCAAGTTGAGGCGCAGGGAGATCATCATAAAAGCTTGGCAAAGAAGCTTGTTGTGCAAAAAAAACCGAGCAGGGAAATAAAAAAGAAAACAGCATTATAAGCTGTTTTCTTTTTAACCAAGTTACATACATCAACCGTTTAATTTGTCAATGTACCCTGCTGCACTATGTGCCGCAATAGCACCGTCCGCAGATGCGGTAATAACCTGTCTGAAAGACTTGGCACGAACATCGCCCGCGGCATATAGACCGGGGATTGAAGTTTCCATTTCTTCATTTGTGATGATATAGCCGATAGAATCTTTGTTTGCGTCAGGGACAAGATCGGTGATCGGAACCATACCGACAAAGAAGAAAACCGCATCACACGCAAGTTCTTTTACTTCACCGGTATTCTTATTCTTTAAAACAACACCGGTTACATGCGATGAACCTTTCACTTCTTCTATGATAGTATCCCACTCAATTTTGATATGCGGATTTTTCATTGTGCGCTCCGCTAAAGCTTTTTGTGCTCGCAACTCATCTCTCCGGTGTACCATCGTAATTGTTTCGGTTAAACGAGATAAAAACATTGCTTCATCGCAGGCTGCATCACCGCCGCCTACCACGACAATATGCTTATTCCGGAAAAAAGGACCGTCGCAAGTTGCACAATAGGAAACTCCTTTACCGTAAAATCCTTCCTCACCGGGAATACCCATCTTTCGGTGCTCCGCTCCGGTTGCAAGCACTACTGTCAAACTTGTATATGTTTTATCCGCTGTTTTAATCGTAAATACAGAGTCTGTTTTACTCAAACTTTCAACATTTTCATATACAATCTCCGCTCCAAAGGCAATCGCTTGTTTGCGCATATTTTCCGCATATTCATATCCGCTGACAGGATCCGCATAACCGGGATAGTTTTCCAAGGAGTCTATTAAAATCGCCTGC contains these protein-coding regions:
- the pfkB gene encoding 1-phosphofructokinase, which produces MIYTVTINPSLDYIIDVPNFQTGVLNRVTAERINVGGKGINVSLVLRNLGFNSIALGFAAGFTGDKICAMLSEKGITNDFISVKNGISRINVKLRSDEETEMNGQGPSIEAADVEKLFSKIAALQDDDILVLAGSIPSTLSSTLYVDIMKLLQKKKTKIIVDATKDLLKNTLPYKPFLTKPNKHELSEIFDTEITTTEEIIFYAKKIRELGAQNVLISMAGDGALFINEKGSVYQSAAPKGKKVNSVGAGDSMVAGFIAGFLETNSYTEAFKMGLCTGSASAFSEELAKRYQVEELLKNQQFNF
- a CDS encoding glycoside hydrolase family 3 protein, producing the protein MLFSFLFPCSVFFAQQASLPSFYDDLPAPQLAEQIISAMTDEELLAQTFMFGWAGQKPTDILTGWVKNKGLGSIKIFGWNTHDSIELAQSIYHLQETAKKCRFSIPLFVATDQEGGWIRHVKGLTSETPGNLALGASGIPQDAYYAGFYIGREIATLGIHINFAPAVDLLTNKNSSIIGPRAFGDDPKSAGILGAAFMRGSRDAGVLTTAKHFPGHGDTSIDSHGRLPEILISEEVFFNRELLPFQMLIDSGVPAIMSGHLSFPNALKSNIPATFSRYLLSDILQKKMGFTGLIITDDMMMHGAIRYAGNIEKAVQLALEAGNDIIESSTTPREQDAFWKHNLQYMGKNPAFKERVKNAAYKILLAKLNYFKSGKSAPIFPDIASIPQKLPDPESEQYFLSIAAHAVTIVRNKNIPLPQKSLQNVLLAGRYQDFLKVGKKRIPLAETSNLSDSLSYKVRNADTVIFCLADSYSQQKLIELLRFFPHKNYVIISVLSPVPLLELPAIQSAVAVYSYSRYSFAAAFAALLGDFIPKGKKPIKQ
- the ahpC gene encoding alkyl hydroperoxide reductase subunit C; protein product: MENFNLIGRKIADFKLPAYHDGKFIEVSNETIKGSWAVFMFYPADFTFVCPTELADLGHVYPQFKEIGCKVFSVSTDSEFVHKAWADATDTIRNLPYPMISDKTGKFADSFGILIHDAWQALRGTFVIDPNGIIKAYEVHDLGIGRDADELLRKVEAAQFVEKHGDQVCPAKWRPGSKTLTPGIDLVGKL
- a CDS encoding PTS fructose transporter subunit IIABC, producing MRIRDLLDPKSISLNGFAGNKDDALNQIIDLMAASGKIADKAKYAKGVYAREEEATTAVGDGVAIPHCRSDAVKEAGLAAMTFSNGVDFDAPDGEKVKVLFLIAAPETKDNVHVDVLSKLSTLLLNEDFTKNLLEAKNIDEFLSVIDEAESEKDAQEMPHQPTENAKAKLLAVTGCPTGIAHTYMAAEALQKHAFAKGCTIKVETRGTGGTKNELTAAEIAEADCIIVAADTQVPLERFNGKKLIQCKVADGINKAETLIEKAMRGDASIYHAKNDTGAAHKSEDYKKDSVAHVIYTHLMNGVSYMLPFVVGGGILIAIAFLIDGLTVDLNSLPVDQRSGFGSITPIAKIFMSIGGGSFSFMLPILAGFIAMSIADRPGLVAGFVGGYIAANGKSGFLGAMAAGFIAGYCVQLIKKLLSGLPKAFDGIKAILLYPLLGIFVTGLILTFVIEPPIGALNTVLNTTLSGISGSGSIILGIILGGMMSVDMGGPVNKAAYVFGTASIAAGNYNIMAAVMVGGMVPPIAIAISTIIFKHKFTVQERKAGPANFIMGLSFITEGAIPFAASDPLRVLPACIIGSALAGGISMAANCTLMAPHGGIFVFPVVGGALMYLVALLAGSIVGALLLGLTKKPVHE
- a CDS encoding DeoR/GlpR family DNA-binding transcription regulator, whose amino-acid sequence is MLAEERFDKILSLIDVKGSVTVQELAEKLHFSESTIRRDLNSLHSQGRLTKVFGGAITKDLTFSTKDVSVSSRETHNQSEKLEIARYAASLIQQDDFVYLDAGTTTGCMIDFISQKNITFVTNSFSHAERLSERGFRTYILGGEIKQTSEAVVGEEAIESLLKYNFTKGFWGTNGVSPNTGFSTPDISEALIKKAAMKRTHKRYVICDASKFSKLASVTFADFMKATVITSTLPDSSYSEYRNIIEVG
- a CDS encoding HPr family phosphocarrier protein, producing MKTFTYTITDPIGIHARPAGKLVALTKTFSSKITISGNDKTADGKRMIAIMSLGIKQGTPITITIEGDDESAAAKAIEDFLKENL
- a CDS encoding DUF2715 domain-containing protein; amino-acid sequence: MGPISVVNANVGLDAGLITKSGFTVMANNHVLIGGALKYSDSVSYYDYDRHFKAKMRGVAWLGTLLFGYSYRGVKNLYIHASGGIGIQYGGFGSTAGSEESVSFGLLNLSFPAIRLAAQYYFTDLIGINIGLEDAVGWGYNSISGSRWLCANTFTLKVGPSFRL
- a CDS encoding GNAT family N-acetyltransferase; this encodes MQYRLKSITKKNIDEAIQFIILREAYSINLAEKLRELRDFFLGKSPKHFVRKCLLFYAVFPKPQKVCGVLLLTANGILLHNIDESISDSLIEQAAGYFLEFSIHSIMGIADRTILFETLLKRYFAKSPSRIENYTLMLLTAFEKIQQNFFAGIQFSGVHFSRSTLDDAEKLLPLQIDYENTEVLSNTATVKTPVCLKQLKAKLQSEIIFHASINETPIAKAGTNAQGFNWNQIGGVYTLPAYRTRGLATALTAHLVRDRMQAGKNLALFVKVKNTAAITAYKKIGFTDSLPFRIAYFL
- the trxB gene encoding thioredoxin-disulfide reductase; the protein is MKTDYDIIIIGGGAAGLTAAQYACRANLRALVIEGKAHGGQAILIDSLENYPGYADPVSGYEYAENMRKQAIAFGAEIVYENVESLSKTDSVFTIKTADKTYTSLTVVLATGAEHRKMGIPGEEGFYGKGVSYCATCDGPFFRNKHIVVVGGGDAACDEAMFLSRLTETITMVHRRDELRAQKALAERTMKNPHIKIEWDTIIEEVKGSSHVTGVVLKNKNTGEVKELACDAVFFFVGMVPITDLVPDANKDSIGYIITNEEMETSIPGLYAAGDVRAKSFRQVITASADGAIAAHSAAGYIDKLNG